One genomic segment of Catalinimonas alkaloidigena includes these proteins:
- a CDS encoding ABC-F family ATP-binding cassette domain-containing protein: protein MIHISVDSLSKHYLTAEGREKFLFENISFGIEQGQKVALVGVNGTGKSTLLRIISGLEVQDKGQVVVSKDVRLAFAEQQPQFDQNATVLSAIYESENEVLQLLRDYRQELYKDATSDRLQGLMSRVDSLNAWDYEHQIEQILGQLGIYDLEQQVSQLSGGQRKRVALARALIERPDFLILDEPTNHLDLDTIEWLENYLSTQKMSLLLVTHDRYFLERVTNEILELDQGNVYRYKGNYQYFLEKKNERMAQQQASIDKAQNLMRKELEWMRRQPKARGTKAKYRVEAFYDLKDQANKKVEDRNIELGLKGRRQGKKILELSHIQKAYDEKKIVDDFSYTFKRSDRIGVIGKNGSGKTTFLNMLTGQLPPDAGEIDLGQNTVFGYYTQQEISFNDDQRVIDVVKEVAEIVEVSKGNFISASQFLQHFMFPPEMHYNKVRNLSGGEKRRLQLLRVLMKNPNFLILDEPTNDLDLMTLNVLEDFLFNFDGCLLLVSHDRYFMDRLVEHLFVFSDQGGEIKDFPGNYTDYRETLQEESEKKSSSEKSSAKKEQKTSPKAADESKSRKASYKEKREYALLEEEIEKLEAEKEQLTEELNQISSSAAPDHHALTEVSQKIESISKQIDEKSDRWLELAELME from the coding sequence ATGATTCACATCTCCGTAGATTCTTTGAGCAAACATTACCTGACCGCTGAGGGCAGGGAAAAATTTCTTTTTGAAAATATCTCCTTTGGGATAGAACAAGGTCAAAAAGTAGCATTAGTTGGTGTAAATGGCACAGGTAAGTCTACTTTGCTCCGGATTATCTCAGGACTTGAAGTTCAGGATAAGGGCCAGGTGGTGGTTAGTAAAGATGTAAGACTGGCTTTTGCCGAGCAACAACCACAGTTTGATCAAAACGCGACAGTGTTATCAGCAATTTATGAAAGTGAAAACGAAGTGCTTCAGCTACTAAGAGACTACCGTCAGGAATTATACAAAGATGCTACTTCTGACCGCCTTCAAGGCCTCATGAGCCGAGTAGATAGTCTTAATGCCTGGGATTATGAACATCAGATTGAACAAATACTTGGTCAGTTGGGCATATATGATCTTGAGCAGCAGGTAAGTCAGCTTTCCGGAGGGCAACGTAAGAGGGTAGCCCTTGCCCGTGCACTCATAGAACGCCCTGACTTTTTGATTCTGGACGAACCTACCAACCACCTTGATCTGGACACCATAGAGTGGCTGGAAAATTATTTGTCTACCCAAAAAATGTCCCTTTTGCTGGTCACACACGACCGTTACTTTCTGGAGCGAGTAACCAATGAGATACTGGAACTGGATCAGGGCAATGTATATCGCTACAAAGGGAACTACCAGTATTTTCTGGAAAAGAAAAATGAGCGCATGGCACAGCAGCAGGCCAGCATTGACAAGGCGCAAAACCTGATGCGCAAAGAACTGGAATGGATGCGTAGACAACCTAAAGCAAGGGGCACAAAAGCGAAATACAGGGTAGAGGCTTTTTACGATTTGAAGGACCAGGCCAATAAAAAGGTAGAAGACCGAAACATAGAGCTGGGTCTGAAAGGAAGACGACAAGGAAAAAAAATTCTGGAGCTTTCACATATCCAAAAGGCATATGATGAGAAAAAAATTGTAGATGATTTTTCCTACACCTTCAAAAGAAGTGACCGCATTGGAGTGATAGGAAAAAATGGCTCCGGCAAAACTACCTTTCTGAATATGCTTACCGGGCAGCTGCCCCCTGATGCAGGTGAGATTGACCTTGGACAAAATACGGTATTTGGGTACTATACCCAACAGGAAATCAGCTTCAACGATGACCAAAGGGTGATTGATGTAGTGAAGGAAGTCGCTGAAATTGTGGAGGTCAGCAAGGGTAACTTTATTTCTGCTTCTCAGTTTCTGCAACATTTTATGTTTCCTCCGGAGATGCACTATAACAAGGTGAGAAATCTGAGTGGTGGTGAAAAGCGTAGGCTTCAACTTCTCCGCGTCTTAATGAAAAACCCGAATTTCCTCATTCTTGATGAGCCTACCAATGACCTGGACTTGATGACGCTGAATGTATTGGAAGATTTTCTGTTTAATTTTGATGGTTGTCTGCTCCTGGTTTCTCACGACCGCTACTTTATGGACCGATTGGTGGAACACCTGTTCGTATTTAGTGATCAGGGAGGTGAAATCAAGGACTTCCCCGGGAATTATACTGATTATAGGGAGACTCTTCAAGAAGAGAGTGAAAAGAAATCGTCTTCTGAAAAATCTTCAGCAAAAAAAGAGCAAAAGACTTCTCCCAAAGCTGCTGATGAAAGCAAGAGTCGTAAAGCTTCCTATAAAGAAAAACGTGAATATGCTCTTCTAGAAGAGGAAATTGAAAAA